A region from the Euleptes europaea isolate rEulEur1 chromosome 13, rEulEur1.hap1, whole genome shotgun sequence genome encodes:
- the SRPX2 gene encoding sushi repeat-containing protein SRPX2: MLQGTSSLLLFLWAKVASSTWYEGSGYAAAERQTNEVYIEETQHVSPPEYRVPQWCHRLNIQNGEATCYSPRGGNYPSSMGTRCELSCHRGYRLVGRRSVQCLLNRRWSGMTYCRQIRCHTLPLPYHGSYQCSNGVKLDSYCSYTCQQGYHLEGDRRRMCLEDGHWSGSDPICVDIDPPKIRCPDSRERIAEPDKLTATVYWDPPRATDSADGVIKHVTLRGPEPGSEFPEGEHVIRYTVYDQAHNRATCKFAVRVQVIRCPVLKPPEHGYLTCTSAGNNYGATCEYHCDGGYEQQGAPLRVCQSSRQWSGSQPTCTPMRINADVNSVAGLMDQFYEKRRLLIISAPDPSDRNYKMQNAILQQATCGLDLRHITIIELVGLPPHEVGRIHEHQLSDNVVEGLRQLLHITRSRFNMVFVDKDGMDRDRYIQPVTPEELFSLVDTYLLTSQEELRREQNRDLCD, from the exons ATGCTTCAGGGCACCTCAAGCCTCCTGCTGTTTCTTTGGGCCAAGGTAGCATCATCCACGTGGTATGAAG GATCCGGCTATGCTGCTGCAGAAAGGCAGACCAATGAAGTGTACATCGAGGAAACTCAACACGTTTCTCCCCCAGAGTACAGAG TGCCCCAGTGGTGTCACCGATTAAATATTCAAAATGGGGAGGCTACCTGCTACTCTCCCCGTGGAGGAAATTACCCCAGCAGCATGGGGACACGCTGTGAGCTTTCCTGCCACCGGGGATACCGCTTAGTCGGTCGGAGGTCCGTCCAGTGCTTGCTAAACCGCCGTTGGTCTGGGATGACCTACTGCCGAC AGATCCGATGCCATACTTTGCCACTACCATATCATGGTTCTTACCAGTGCTCAAATGGGGTGAAGCTCGACTCCTACTGTTCCTACACCTGCCAGCAGGGATACCACCTGGAAGGAGATCGTAGGCGCATGTGCCTCGAGGACGGGCACTGGAGCGGCAGTGACCCAATCTGTGTAG ATATCGACCCTCCAAAAATCAGGTGCCCTGACTCTCGAGAACGAATAGCAGAGCCCGACAAACTGACGGCCACGGTGTACTGGGACCCCCCACGGGCCACAGATTCTGCGGACGGCGTAATCAAACA CGTGACTCTCCGAGGCCCAGAACCAGGCTCTGAGTTTCCAGAAGGGGAGCACGTGATCCGCTACACCGTCTATGACCAGGCACACAACCGAGCCACCTGCAAGTTTGCTGTGAGGGTCCAAG TGATCCGCTGTCCCGTCCTGAAGCCACCAGAGCATGGTTACCTCACCTGTACCTCAGCGGGCAACAACTACGGAGCCACCTGCGAATATCATTGCGACGGCGGCTATGAGCAGCAGGGCGCCCCCTTGCGGGTCTGTCAGTCCAGCCGCCAGTGGTCAGGCTCTCAGCCTACTTGCACAC CCATGCGGATCAACGCAGACGTGAACTCTGTAGCCGGCCTCATGGACCAGTTCTACGAGAAGCGCCGGTTGCTCATCATCTCTGCTCCTGACCCCTCCGACCGGAACTACAAGATGCAGAACGCCATCTTGCAG caagccaCCTGCGGCCTGGATTTGCGTCACATCACGATCATCGAGCTGGTGGGGCTGCCCCCCCACGAGGTGGGGCGAATCCACGAACACCAGCTGTCGGACAACGTCGTCGAAGGGCTCAG GCAGCTCCTGCATATCACCCGTTCGCGCTTCAACATGGTGTTTGTTGACAAAGACGGCATGGACCGCGACCGCTACATCCAGCCTGTTACACCCGAGGAGCTCTTTTCTTTGGTCGATACCTACCTGCTAACCAGCCAGGAAGAACTCCGGAGGGAGCAGAACAGGGACCTGTGTGACTGA